In Strix aluco isolate bStrAlu1 chromosome 17, bStrAlu1.hap1, whole genome shotgun sequence, the genomic stretch CACCTCTCTCTCATACGAAGATATCAGTTCTCAAACATAAAGGAGAAGAAGCTCTGCCCTTATTTTAAAGTTTCATACAagaatcttcatttttctttcacccCTCTGTAACCATGCACACCACCACCACATCCACGGCCTCTTTCAACTATTACAAATTCCAGCTAGCTCAGCAGTAGCTTGTAACTACTACTGTAGTCCTGACTAAACTCTTCTTTACGCTCTCTTtattacacacatgcacactctcTTTAATTCATTCAATCTAACACATGCAAAGCAAATTGCACCCAACAATATACTTCTGTATTCCACTCCCTCCCTTCTACAAGAGCATTCACTACAGCATGCTGAACAAGAGGGCTCACGCTATATTGGGGCAGGGTCCACACCCACAAATAAAGACAAATACAGGAAAAGAGGCAGATCAACTGAAACCAAGTTAGAAGTCCAAAACCCAATTCTGAGACTTCTCTcttcagaagaaaggaaacatgagGCAGCACAGCCTCCTACATGATGTTAGCTCAGCTGTTAGCATAGGTCTTCTGATCCCCATGCTACATACAGCAACCCTCAACAACTACAAACCCAAACTGCAGCTTGGCAATCATTTCACATGCATCCACCGGGAATTCAGAAGTATTATAGAGCCATGTACCCTGTCAAGATCTGGATGAACAAGAGCTACATAGTCATTGCAGGTAGTGACATTGCCCAGCGCCGAGAGACGCTCTTCTACTCGTTGAATTCGTACAGAATCTGGAAGACTATTGCGGATATGTTGAAGCTCCTGGTCTGTTGTACTGCTTGGGACCAACAATCCATGTCTGTTTCCtaaagtgacattaaaaaaaaagataaaagacaaaaaaatgtttccacagggcTTCCTACTTTCCTGATGTTCATATAATAGCTTGAATTGTCCTTGCCCTGTCCACTCCTCCCAGGCCCAGAATTCAGCCCAAGAGAAAGAACgttatgatttaaaaataacacagcacCACAGGTAAGGGAAAACCAGGATGAAGCACACTTATCTCAGAGCAGAAATGGGTGAATGGCACTATCTTTAATCAATTTTCTTTATCAACAAAACTAAAGGAAGACCAAGGTTCTCAGTGAAACACTTTGACTAGGAATTTTCCCTATAGATGCCAATTACCCCACAAAACACACAGATGCTGCTTGTTTGTGTTATTTTACTGTGGTGAAGCTGTAAGACAGGATGGACAAAAACAttcttttcacagaaacaaaacccaaggaaGAAGTTCGTCTGCCTGAATAGGGTCTCACTAGCCTGAGACAGATGAAAGACTTTTCTTTGACTTTCACATTTGTTaatgcctccccctccccaggctctgccctccACTGAACCATTAAccttaagaaaaacagaattccTCCCAGTTTACCAGAAAGCCGACTTACACGTGTCTTTAGCCCATCTTCAGACCCCGAGAGGCAAACACTCCTCACTACCCCAGCTCTTTAAGCTTTAGTTTTTCTGCTTTCGTTCCTTCTCTTCACACACTTGAAGCGTTGAAATAAAAACTCTGAGGATGAGGGGTGCTGCCCGTTGGACTCCCCGCCACGGGATGTCACAGCGTGCACCAACCCATCACGGGATCCCTCCCGGGCTCCCCTCACCCCGGGGGTGCGCTCCGGGGGCGAAGGGCCGCCCCGACACCTACCCACACACATTCTGCCGATGATGCGGCAGCCGGCGATGGACGCGTGCACCACCGGGATGGTCCCGAAGAGCTCCCCCTCGAAGACGCTGCAAGGAGAAAGCGCCGTCAGGGCACTGCCGCGGGGCTCgccgagcggcggggccgggccgcgccctCGGGGCTCCCTCACCTGTAGAAGTTCTCGGAGCCGCCGATGGCCACGAGGCAGTAGGCGTTGGTGAGCTTGGCGAAGCAGCCCAACTCGTTGTTGTTCTCGAAGCTGGCGCGGACAGCCATGACCGGGCCGGGGACAGGCCgcaccgcggggccgggccgggcgggcaaCGGGCGCCGCAGTCTCTGCCCCACGCACGCGGCGCCGCCGCTTCCGCTTCCGGCGGGCGGGACG encodes the following:
- the EIF6 gene encoding eukaryotic translation initiation factor 6, whose protein sequence is MAVRASFENNNELGCFAKLTNAYCLVAIGGSENFYSVFEGELFGTIPVVHASIAGCRIIGRMCVGNRHGLLVPSSTTDQELQHIRNSLPDSVRIQRVEERLSALGNVTTCNDYVALVHPDLDRETEEILADVLKVEVFRQTVADQVLVGSYCVFSNQGGIVHPKTSIDDQDELSSLLQVPLVAGTVNRGSEVIAAGMVVNDWCAFCGLDTTSTELSVIESIFRLNEAQPSTIATNMRDSLIDSLT